A window from Candidatus Nitrospira neomarina encodes these proteins:
- a CDS encoding AMP-binding protein, with the protein MTLIHSLKEGGDAPAIEFLIKKESGTWSFQHLGETSERLAAGMMKAGLTRGSHAVLLAPNGPEWIAAVCGLIRAGGIPIPVDPQMSKEDLSHVLADSEGSWIFTTSPILSILQDQHHDKNRNIVLLDADIRHQQSWRRLIVDSETTGSQVSPDDTAILFYTSGTSGRPKGVPLTHRNLTSNLHALLSLDIIQHHDRLLVPLPFHHVYPFTIGLLVALAAKIPLILPYSLTGPQLLRALRKGNPTVMLGIPRLYEALYTGIENKVVQRGKLVATGFRILLGLSTFLRRRLGIRIGRLFFSSLHREVAPRLHTLVSGGSALPPETGWKLEGLGWRVGTGYGLTETSPILTLQKPGEGDLDTAGRPLSGVDVKLAEPSSQSQHGEVLAKGPNVFAGYRNLPEKTQQSFTKDGYFRTGDLGEWKGSCLKLVGRSSSMIVLSGGENIRPDTIEDELNQIEAIQESAVLDQDDKLVALIVPKNGHSTNEPTKMTKQIEQDIHHRMRQLPSHHRLTDFAISFEPLPRTRLGKLRRHKLATLYDQAKQGKGVVKAEQHGPMPVYQMSSEDQQLLADSQARQAWDWLASRFHTARLTPDSHIQMDLGVDSLEWVNLSLEIQEGTGVEMDQDTIGRIQTVRDFLQAMAEAETGGHGGNLLQQLQDPYALLDEHQRAWMTPLGTFGQFVFRILWGLNRGLMRMVYQVTARGTDRLPEEQFMLIANHVSLLDPLALHAVLTPQRLANMYWAGWTEVMFRNMLMRRISRFTHVVPINPQKGPLSNAAMGLATLKEGHCLGWFPEGRRSADGRLQPFQSGIGLILEQHQVPVVPVWIAGTYDAWPVHRWFPRPGKISVSFGTPLSVQKVKEKGKGDQPHQKIADGLHQELVALSRNSS; encoded by the coding sequence ATGACTCTTATACACTCCCTTAAAGAGGGAGGGGATGCTCCTGCCATTGAATTCCTCATAAAAAAGGAAAGCGGGACCTGGTCTTTTCAGCACCTGGGGGAAACGAGTGAGCGATTAGCCGCCGGAATGATGAAAGCCGGCCTCACAAGGGGATCTCATGCCGTTCTGCTCGCTCCCAATGGCCCGGAATGGATTGCCGCAGTCTGCGGATTGATTCGCGCGGGCGGGATCCCCATTCCGGTCGACCCGCAAATGAGCAAAGAGGATCTCTCGCATGTGCTGGCGGATTCAGAAGGATCCTGGATTTTTACGACGTCGCCTATTCTGTCGATCCTTCAGGACCAACACCACGACAAGAACCGGAATATTGTTTTGCTGGATGCCGACATACGCCATCAACAGAGCTGGCGGCGATTGATCGTAGATTCAGAAACGACAGGTTCACAAGTCTCACCAGACGATACGGCCATATTGTTCTATACGTCAGGCACATCCGGCCGGCCGAAGGGCGTGCCCCTCACGCATCGTAATCTGACATCGAATCTTCACGCGTTGTTATCTCTCGACATCATTCAACACCATGATCGGCTTCTGGTCCCGTTGCCCTTTCATCATGTCTATCCTTTTACGATCGGATTGCTGGTTGCGCTCGCCGCCAAGATTCCTCTGATCCTTCCTTATTCGCTGACCGGTCCGCAATTATTGAGAGCCCTCCGGAAAGGCAATCCGACCGTGATGTTGGGTATTCCGCGGTTATACGAAGCCTTATACACCGGTATTGAAAATAAAGTGGTACAACGCGGAAAGCTGGTGGCCACAGGATTCCGTATCCTCCTTGGTCTATCGACTTTTCTGCGGCGGCGACTGGGAATACGTATCGGACGACTCTTCTTTTCATCCCTGCACCGGGAGGTGGCACCCCGTCTGCACACGCTGGTATCCGGAGGCTCGGCCCTCCCTCCAGAGACCGGGTGGAAACTTGAAGGCCTGGGTTGGCGGGTCGGAACGGGATATGGACTGACGGAAACATCTCCAATCCTGACCTTGCAAAAGCCGGGTGAGGGAGATTTAGACACGGCAGGACGCCCGCTTTCCGGTGTCGATGTGAAACTGGCTGAACCTTCATCTCAAAGCCAACACGGGGAAGTTCTTGCCAAAGGACCGAATGTCTTTGCCGGATACCGGAATTTGCCTGAAAAGACACAACAATCTTTTACCAAAGACGGCTATTTTCGTACCGGAGATTTAGGAGAGTGGAAAGGATCCTGTCTCAAACTGGTCGGCCGGTCTTCATCCATGATTGTGCTTTCCGGAGGGGAAAATATCCGTCCGGACACGATTGAAGACGAATTGAATCAGATCGAAGCCATTCAGGAAAGCGCCGTACTCGATCAAGATGACAAATTGGTCGCGTTAATAGTGCCGAAGAACGGTCACTCCACCAATGAACCAACCAAGATGACCAAACAAATTGAACAGGACATTCATCACCGCATGCGCCAGCTCCCTTCTCACCACCGGCTTACCGATTTTGCGATCAGTTTTGAGCCGCTTCCCCGGACCCGCCTGGGAAAACTCCGGCGACATAAGCTGGCGACGCTGTACGACCAGGCGAAACAGGGGAAAGGTGTGGTCAAGGCGGAACAACACGGCCCCATGCCTGTTTATCAGATGTCCTCAGAAGACCAGCAACTGCTAGCCGACTCGCAAGCCAGACAGGCCTGGGATTGGCTGGCTTCCCGTTTTCACACGGCCCGGCTCACGCCTGATTCACATATACAAATGGATCTTGGTGTGGATTCATTGGAATGGGTGAATCTTTCCCTGGAAATTCAGGAAGGAACCGGCGTAGAGATGGACCAGGACACGATCGGCCGCATCCAGACCGTCCGTGATTTTTTACAGGCCATGGCGGAAGCAGAGACTGGCGGTCACGGCGGAAATCTCCTCCAGCAACTGCAGGATCCTTATGCCTTGTTGGATGAACATCAGCGCGCCTGGATGACTCCGCTTGGCACCTTCGGGCAGTTTGTTTTCCGGATTCTGTGGGGACTGAATCGTGGGTTGATGCGGATGGTCTATCAGGTCACAGCCCGGGGGACGGACCGGCTCCCCGAGGAGCAGTTCATGCTCATCGCCAATCATGTCAGTTTGCTGGATCCTCTGGCCCTTCATGCCGTTCTCACGCCACAACGACTCGCCAATATGTACTGGGCAGGCTGGACAGAGGTGATGTTCCGGAACATGCTGATGCGGCGGATCAGCCGGTTCACTCATGTCGTGCCTATCAACCCTCAAAAAGGTCCGCTTTCCAATGCGGCCATGGGATTGGCCACATTAAAGGAGGGGCATTGCCTTGGCTGGTTCCCGGAAGGGAGGCGGTCTGCTGACGGCCGGCTGCAGCCGTTTCAATCCGGCATTGGATTGATCTTGGAGCAGCATCAAGTGCCGGTGGTCCCGGTCTGGATCGCGGGCACCTATGACGCCTGGCCGGTTCACCGGTGGTTTCCGCGTCCAGGGAAAATTTCTGTGTCATTCGGAACACCGCTTTCGGTTCAGAAGGTGAAGGAAAAGGGAAAAGGAGATCAGCCGCACCAAAAAATCGCCGACGGACTTCACCAGGAACTAGTGGCACTCTCGCGAAACAGTTCATGA
- a CDS encoding Fpg/Nei family DNA glycosylase — protein MPELPDVEVFKHFVDDTSLHQRIARSAILHPKIVRSMPGKKLTQLLKGRKLENTHRHGKVLFIELDAAKGWLWFHFGMTGYFTSGKKQDPEPENHIRFILKFTTGCLLRFHCSRLFGQAGWAADVEDYLLRHKLGPDALAMSQKEFIQRCQNTPGGVKAALMNQSLIAGIGNVYSDEILFKSRLHPQHSMKSLDTATLRRLYRNLRSVLMRAIKYHADPQKMPDSWLLHHRHAKATCPRCGGRITRMTVHQRSAYFCQSCQRKRA, from the coding sequence ATGCCTGAATTGCCGGATGTGGAAGTGTTTAAACATTTTGTGGATGATACTTCTCTGCACCAACGCATTGCCCGCAGTGCGATCCTTCATCCCAAAATCGTCCGGTCGATGCCGGGGAAAAAATTAACTCAACTCCTCAAAGGTCGGAAGCTGGAGAACACCCACCGCCACGGCAAAGTGCTGTTTATCGAGCTGGATGCTGCTAAAGGCTGGCTGTGGTTTCATTTCGGCATGACCGGATACTTCACCTCCGGGAAAAAACAGGATCCGGAGCCGGAGAACCACATTCGCTTTATACTCAAATTCACGACTGGATGCCTGTTACGTTTTCATTGCTCGCGGTTATTCGGTCAGGCGGGATGGGCGGCTGATGTCGAAGATTATCTTCTACGCCATAAGCTGGGACCTGACGCGCTGGCCATGTCCCAAAAGGAATTTATTCAACGATGTCAGAATACACCCGGCGGGGTGAAAGCCGCGCTGATGAACCAGTCTCTTATAGCCGGAATCGGCAATGTGTATTCCGATGAAATCCTCTTTAAAAGCCGTCTTCATCCTCAGCATTCCATGAAATCTTTAGATACCGCCACCTTGCGTCGTCTCTACCGGAACCTGCGGTCGGTGCTCATGCGGGCTATAAAATATCACGCCGATCCTCAAAAGATGCCGGATTCATGGCTCCTCCACCATCGACATGCGAAAGCAACCTGTCCCCGCTGCGGAGGAAGAATAACCCGGATGACGGTTCACCAGCGGTCCGCGTATTTTTGTCAGTCATGCCAGCGTAAAAGGGCATGA
- a CDS encoding HPF/RaiA family ribosome-associated protein, whose translation MDVPLEITYRNVEKTEALDALIRKKVENLEKVCSYLNSCRIAVEKSQHDRAGNPYRVRINMTVPPGHELAVTRNPGEGDLSELPQVIRKAFEAARRQLKTLVAKQRGAVKTHPEQESVGYVTKLFAEGGYGFLQRPDGQEIYFHQHSVLQGDFARLEIGTGVRFVEEKGEEGPQASTVQIVDKPGVRAGSAQEEPRTQEREENQELEAG comes from the coding sequence ATGGATGTTCCTTTGGAAATTACCTATAGAAATGTGGAAAAAACAGAGGCGCTGGATGCCCTTATCCGAAAAAAAGTGGAAAACCTGGAGAAGGTGTGTTCTTACCTCAACAGCTGCCGGATTGCCGTAGAAAAATCTCAGCATGATCGTGCGGGAAATCCCTATCGGGTGCGCATTAACATGACGGTCCCTCCGGGTCATGAGCTGGCGGTCACGCGCAATCCCGGAGAAGGCGATTTGTCGGAATTACCTCAGGTGATTCGTAAGGCCTTTGAAGCGGCACGACGGCAATTGAAGACACTGGTCGCAAAACAGCGCGGGGCAGTGAAAACCCACCCTGAACAGGAATCGGTCGGCTATGTCACGAAATTATTTGCGGAAGGAGGCTATGGCTTTCTTCAGCGACCGGATGGACAGGAAATTTATTTTCATCAGCATAGCGTATTGCAGGGTGATTTTGCCCGATTGGAAATTGGCACAGGGGTGAGGTTTGTCGAAGAAAAGGGGGAAGAAGGCCCTCAAGCCAGTACGGTTCAAATTGTCGATAAACCGGGTGTGCGTGCCGGCAGTGCCCAGGAGGAACCCAGGACGCAGGAACGGGAAGAAAACCAGGAATTGGAGGCGGGATAG
- a CDS encoding dodecin, which translates to MSDQDHVYKTIEITGTSTTTEEHAIQHAVAKASQSIRHMRWFQVVETRGAIEEGKVSQWQVTLKIAFTLEPSAEK; encoded by the coding sequence ATGTCTGATCAGGATCATGTCTATAAAACAATTGAAATCACAGGAACTTCCACCACCACAGAAGAACACGCTATTCAACATGCTGTGGCGAAAGCCTCACAGTCCATTCGTCATATGCGATGGTTTCAGGTTGTTGAAACCAGGGGGGCCATTGAAGAAGGAAAGGTGTCGCAATGGCAGGTGACGTTAAAAATTGCTTTTACGTTGGAACCTTCAGCGGAAAAATAA
- a CDS encoding transaldolase family protein, whose protein sequence is MSTKTFTDVLGALGQPKEKFSTPRLSSSSRLKALRKAGTSHIYADTADFHELQDLVAMGENAIMEEVDGNTVNQPLVKKVIAAYLDEGDSVGWMEKLRSFRKGLPRQDLFPMLYAIVCGRIGNNFSGMFGSGRAWEVSLQLHMKLMEDPTTAKQIGRDLRKMVPSALVKIPFTPHLPSCLFVARDLEQEGIPVNFTSTFSARQGVMGALLANITRTNIFMGRLDQGLETDYLGAHVSLETQRHLLNLRKNVGIKTQLIVASMRQGKSFLETAGCDVYTAPCKVIQEFLDLPEVPQEIPSQVNTSYEDRLGIPPAISAKLTNECIARLYRVEPELREFLLEYRATKEYAQLQDADALVKRFDQAGFKDLFYAPAPGEWEEIRRSKIPDPAAPLTRQLPLDTLYTLMADADFEKHQAEMDQAIEEYMSR, encoded by the coding sequence ATGAGTACAAAGACATTCACTGACGTACTCGGGGCCTTGGGACAACCCAAAGAAAAATTTTCTACTCCACGATTGAGTTCTTCTTCTCGCTTGAAAGCACTTCGAAAGGCGGGAACCTCGCATATCTATGCGGATACCGCTGACTTCCATGAATTACAGGATCTAGTGGCAATGGGAGAAAATGCCATTATGGAGGAAGTGGATGGAAATACCGTCAATCAACCCTTGGTCAAAAAAGTCATTGCGGCCTATCTTGATGAGGGAGATTCGGTGGGTTGGATGGAAAAGTTACGGTCGTTTCGAAAAGGCCTTCCGCGTCAAGATCTATTCCCCATGTTATACGCCATTGTCTGTGGTCGGATCGGCAATAATTTTTCCGGAATGTTTGGCAGCGGACGGGCCTGGGAAGTCAGTCTCCAGCTTCACATGAAACTCATGGAAGATCCTACGACGGCAAAACAGATAGGGCGTGACTTGCGGAAGATGGTTCCGAGTGCGTTGGTGAAAATTCCATTTACACCTCATTTGCCCTCATGTCTTTTTGTGGCCAGGGATCTTGAGCAAGAGGGCATCCCCGTAAACTTTACCTCCACATTTTCCGCACGGCAGGGCGTAATGGGCGCATTGCTGGCCAATATCACTCGGACCAATATCTTTATGGGGCGATTGGATCAGGGTTTGGAGACCGATTATTTGGGAGCGCATGTCAGTTTGGAGACACAACGACATTTGCTTAACCTGCGGAAAAACGTAGGAATTAAAACCCAGTTGATTGTGGCCAGTATGCGTCAGGGAAAAAGTTTTTTGGAAACGGCCGGTTGTGATGTGTATACCGCTCCCTGCAAAGTCATTCAAGAATTTCTGGACCTGCCTGAGGTGCCGCAGGAGATTCCCTCCCAAGTCAACACCTCATATGAAGACCGGCTCGGAATTCCCCCAGCGATTTCGGCCAAACTGACAAATGAGTGTATTGCCCGCCTCTATCGTGTGGAACCGGAGTTGCGGGAATTTTTGCTCGAATATCGAGCCACGAAGGAATATGCACAGCTTCAAGATGCTGATGCACTGGTCAAGCGATTCGACCAGGCAGGTTTCAAGGACCTCTTTTATGCGCCGGCCCCTGGAGAATGGGAAGAAATCCGGCGCAGTAAAATTCCCGATCCTGCTGCCCCGCTCACCAGGCAGCTTCCTCTCGATACCTTATATACGCTGATGGCCGATGCTGATTTTGAAAAACATCAGGCGGAAATGGATCAAGCCATTGAGGAATATATGTCCCGATGA
- a CDS encoding sensor histidine kinase, translated as MYSSKLYNPKDFFLTLILAGGVFTFDLLLPRGFAEEMLYAGVVFFATQRLPRRMVYVVAIGCTALTIIGFALTFFTSDGAPSSLSWPFRFPIINRAFCIAGIWGITLLALQRRRAMEALRTSEDRFGLVAESIKDYGIVMLDPEGNVASWNAGAAHIFGYSTEEVLGRPHRLLYAPFAIDSGEPTNFLTEARVSGSVIKEEWLVRKNGSRFWGHVGITVLRDEHDQLHGFAAVMGDLTKRKQEEDVIRALLRLSEKLNSTFVLETLLDELVTEAIQLVQAHAGFAGLASGEMLTCEKYIQGRTIKLCHRSWSAGQGLPGWLLLHKTAYLTNHAQEDRQMEQDFRQAFDIHSALSIPILDAKDTLLGCIEVHNKEKANGFTHVDQQTMIGVSQVASIAIQNALAYQKLQDAEALHSHLLDKIMTAQEDERRRISRELHDEIGQSLTSLLVGLRAAEDEARSDGMGARVNDLRKITSTTLQEVQRLAKGLRPTVLDDFGLEEAIARYGAEFSSTYGIEVDVAQNWQSKDRLAPAVETALYRIVQEALTNVGKYAKATTVSILLQQNPAQIRLIVEDNGQGFDAQAVVQKAAAGAHLGLHGMRERTLLLNGSISIESSAGTGTSIYVNIPLKKFNDQET; from the coding sequence ATGTATTCAAGCAAATTATACAACCCCAAAGATTTTTTCCTAACCCTTATCCTGGCTGGTGGGGTTTTCACGTTTGATCTTCTGCTCCCGCGAGGATTTGCGGAAGAAATGTTGTATGCAGGGGTGGTGTTTTTTGCGACACAACGTTTGCCACGAAGGATGGTCTATGTTGTGGCCATTGGATGCACCGCTCTCACGATCATAGGCTTTGCCCTGACATTTTTCACCTCGGATGGGGCACCATCCTCCTTGAGTTGGCCATTCCGGTTTCCCATCATCAACAGGGCTTTTTGTATCGCCGGTATTTGGGGCATTACCCTGTTGGCGCTCCAACGAAGGCGGGCGATGGAAGCTCTTCGAACGAGTGAGGATCGATTTGGTTTGGTCGCCGAAAGTATCAAGGATTATGGAATTGTGATGCTGGATCCGGAAGGGAACGTCGCCAGTTGGAATGCCGGTGCGGCACATATTTTCGGCTATTCCACTGAAGAGGTTCTGGGGCGGCCTCATAGACTGTTATATGCACCCTTTGCCATTGACTCAGGCGAACCAACCAATTTCCTGACTGAGGCGAGAGTTTCGGGGAGTGTCATAAAGGAGGAATGGCTGGTCCGCAAAAACGGGTCCAGGTTTTGGGGACATGTGGGCATCACCGTCTTACGTGACGAACATGATCAACTTCATGGGTTTGCCGCGGTGATGGGGGATCTCACCAAGCGAAAGCAGGAAGAAGATGTGATTCGAGCTCTGCTTCGTCTAAGTGAAAAATTGAATTCCACTTTTGTGCTGGAAACACTCCTGGACGAATTGGTGACAGAAGCCATTCAACTGGTCCAGGCCCATGCTGGGTTTGCCGGTTTGGCCTCCGGGGAAATGTTGACATGTGAAAAATATATTCAAGGTCGGACAATAAAACTCTGTCATCGTTCCTGGTCTGCGGGGCAGGGATTACCCGGCTGGCTGCTCCTGCATAAGACTGCCTATCTTACGAATCACGCGCAGGAGGACCGCCAGATGGAGCAGGATTTTCGTCAGGCCTTTGATATTCATTCCGCCTTAAGCATTCCGATTCTCGATGCCAAGGATACTCTTTTGGGATGTATTGAAGTTCATAACAAAGAGAAGGCCAATGGCTTCACGCATGTTGATCAGCAAACCATGATTGGAGTTTCGCAGGTGGCCTCTATTGCCATTCAGAATGCCTTGGCTTACCAAAAACTTCAAGACGCTGAGGCGCTTCATAGCCATCTGTTGGACAAAATCATGACGGCTCAAGAAGACGAGCGGCGCCGAATCAGTCGGGAGTTACATGATGAAATTGGCCAATCTCTGACTTCTCTTTTGGTTGGACTTCGTGCGGCTGAGGATGAGGCACGCTCAGATGGAATGGGAGCACGGGTGAATGATCTTCGAAAGATTACGAGTACCACACTTCAAGAGGTTCAGCGACTGGCAAAAGGTCTTCGTCCAACCGTACTGGATGACTTTGGACTAGAGGAAGCCATCGCCCGGTATGGAGCCGAATTTAGTTCGACCTATGGAATAGAGGTGGATGTGGCGCAAAACTGGCAAAGTAAGGACCGACTTGCTCCCGCAGTGGAGACCGCGTTGTATCGAATTGTTCAGGAAGCGCTGACAAATGTCGGCAAATATGCCAAGGCCACCACCGTGTCAATACTTCTACAGCAAAATCCGGCACAGATTCGACTTATTGTGGAAGATAATGGTCAGGGATTTGACGCGCAGGCGGTTGTTCAGAAGGCTGCGGCAGGTGCGCATCTTGGCCTGCACGGGATGCGGGAGCGAACTCTGTTGCTCAATGGTTCGATTTCCATTGAATCATCTGCCGGAACCGGAACCTCCATTTATGTCAATATTCCTCTGAAAAAGTTTAACGACCAGGAAACTTAG
- a CDS encoding riboflavin synthase, whose protein sequence is MFSGIVEEIGAIQGINKSLAGAKFFILASVTLEDLKLGDSISVAGACLTASQVSDTGFSVDVSTETLNCTTLGTITVGTPVNLERAMTLNARIGGHLVTGHIDGIGLLRARQQDGNSIQLTIEAPEEIIRYCVPKGSITVDGISLTINAVSNRSIAVAIIPHTAKVTTMGLKQIGDTVNLESDLIGKYVERLLQSSGALSPKPATVIDRDYLEKRGLL, encoded by the coding sequence ATGTTTAGCGGAATAGTTGAAGAAATCGGTGCGATTCAGGGAATAAATAAAAGTTTAGCGGGTGCAAAGTTTTTCATTTTGGCTTCGGTGACTTTAGAAGATCTCAAACTGGGAGATAGTATTAGTGTGGCCGGTGCCTGCTTGACGGCCAGCCAGGTGAGTGACACGGGTTTTTCGGTGGATGTGTCCACCGAAACATTGAACTGCACAACGTTAGGAACCATTACTGTCGGGACACCGGTCAATTTGGAGCGTGCCATGACACTCAACGCCCGAATAGGGGGGCATCTGGTCACAGGCCATATCGATGGCATTGGTCTTTTGCGTGCCCGGCAGCAGGATGGAAATTCAATTCAACTCACCATTGAAGCTCCAGAGGAAATTATCCGGTATTGTGTGCCGAAAGGCTCAATTACTGTGGATGGAATTAGTTTGACCATCAATGCGGTGTCGAATCGTTCTATTGCCGTGGCCATCATTCCGCATACCGCCAAAGTGACGACCATGGGCCTGAAGCAAATAGGGGACACGGTCAATTTGGAATCCGACTTAATTGGAAAGTATGTTGAACGCTTGTTGCAATCAAGCGGAGCTCTCTCGCCAAAACCCGCCACAGTGATCGATCGAGATTATCTTGAAAAACGAGGCCTGCTATAG
- a CDS encoding MFS transporter, whose product MKDSKTFISLCLVGFCSFVSYDMVRRPALALFVESLGAGPFLVGLLVAVSTVTGIVLKLPIGLLSDQINRRRLMLGGVLAFAIPPFLYPFTSDLWTLGILRLFHGLATAMFTPLALAMVAELFAKRRGEAFGWYTSATQGGGLLGPMIGGAIVYQFGFAPTFFLAGLFGMLALVFFWLIPQTPTPSRLHQYSVPTLWKEMREGLRRVCQIPPILITSSVEAAKMMGNGTLMAFLPLYGLTIGLNAAEIGVLFGVQALTSFIAKPVMGRISDRGARQPLIFGGLCLCGLMVMFIPQIQGYVLLLVVAGMFGFGEAVVTSSTTALVADYSEGKDLGAGMGLRGTIMDIGHAVGPLLAGLLINTLGYGGGFFCIGVLLLLTAAFFGVTMMGIKKPVVLQ is encoded by the coding sequence ATGAAAGATTCAAAGACATTTATCAGCCTTTGTCTCGTCGGTTTTTGTAGTTTTGTCAGTTATGACATGGTGCGTCGTCCGGCCTTGGCTCTGTTTGTGGAAAGCCTTGGTGCCGGCCCCTTTCTTGTCGGTCTCTTAGTGGCTGTCTCAACAGTCACCGGCATTGTACTCAAGCTTCCGATAGGATTGCTCTCCGACCAGATCAATCGAAGACGGTTGATGTTGGGAGGAGTGTTGGCCTTTGCAATACCGCCTTTTCTTTATCCATTTACCTCGGATCTCTGGACCTTAGGTATTCTCAGATTGTTTCATGGATTAGCGACCGCAATGTTTACGCCGCTGGCTTTAGCGATGGTGGCAGAGCTCTTTGCGAAACGGAGGGGAGAGGCTTTTGGTTGGTATACCTCGGCAACCCAGGGTGGTGGCCTGCTTGGTCCCATGATTGGAGGGGCTATCGTCTATCAATTTGGATTTGCCCCCACGTTTTTTTTAGCCGGGTTATTTGGGATGTTAGCGTTGGTCTTCTTCTGGTTGATCCCCCAAACGCCCACACCCTCGCGGCTCCATCAATATTCCGTCCCGACACTATGGAAGGAGATGCGCGAAGGCCTCCGTCGAGTCTGCCAGATTCCACCCATTCTTATTACGAGTAGTGTGGAAGCTGCCAAGATGATGGGCAACGGCACACTGATGGCGTTTTTGCCGCTGTACGGTTTGACCATTGGATTGAACGCCGCCGAAATCGGAGTGTTGTTTGGAGTGCAGGCGTTGACTTCGTTTATTGCCAAACCGGTGATGGGGAGAATTTCTGATCGTGGGGCCAGGCAGCCGCTGATTTTTGGAGGGCTTTGCCTGTGCGGCCTCATGGTCATGTTTATTCCCCAAATCCAGGGATATGTCCTTTTATTAGTGGTCGCCGGAATGTTTGGGTTTGGTGAAGCCGTGGTAACGTCTTCGACCACCGCCCTGGTTGCTGATTATTCAGAAGGAAAAGATCTCGGAGCTGGCATGGGATTACGGGGGACTATTATGGATATCGGGCATGCAGTCGGACCGCTCCTGGCCGGCCTCCTCATCAACACGTTAGGCTATGGAGGAGGGTTTTTCTGTATTGGGGTCCTCTTATTACTGACGGCGGCATTTTTTGGTGTCACAATGATGGGGATCAAAAAACCAGTTGTGTTACAATAG
- a CDS encoding carboxypeptidase-like regulatory domain-containing protein — protein sequence MDGYRVKSQKRKYIDLYLVVVIFVLWAPLSGGTVSAYQEEEVAGGASITGVMKFAGSVPTPKTYKVTMGSHPEFCQTIADKKGYITVPKVRVSSKLHLADVVVFLQEVDRGKPLPKEEPILAVDRCQFVPRVIGTLADQNLRMVMRDPILHQIRGWEMLENGRLPLFHISNLGKDGEATLPLKARRSSIIKWTCDQHSFMEGWLLLAANPYVTVSDDQGVFRLTDIPAGTHTVGAWHPVLGYQEAKITLISGRQETLELTFDSPSNP from the coding sequence ATGGATGGGTATCGCGTCAAAAGTCAGAAAAGAAAATATATTGACCTATACCTGGTCGTCGTGATTTTTGTGTTGTGGGCTCCGCTGAGCGGAGGGACGGTGAGTGCCTATCAGGAAGAGGAGGTTGCCGGTGGAGCGTCGATCACTGGTGTTATGAAATTTGCTGGATCTGTTCCAACGCCCAAAACCTATAAAGTCACCATGGGAAGCCACCCCGAATTCTGTCAGACTATTGCGGACAAAAAAGGTTATATCACTGTCCCGAAGGTTCGTGTGTCTTCCAAACTGCACTTGGCCGATGTGGTCGTTTTTCTTCAAGAGGTTGACCGTGGGAAACCTCTCCCCAAAGAAGAGCCGATCCTGGCGGTGGACCGATGTCAATTCGTGCCACGAGTCATCGGTACCTTGGCCGATCAAAATCTCCGTATGGTCATGCGGGATCCCATTCTTCATCAGATCCGGGGATGGGAGATGTTGGAAAACGGCCGTCTGCCGCTTTTTCATATTTCTAATTTAGGAAAGGATGGGGAAGCCACCCTTCCACTCAAAGCACGGCGTAGCAGCATTATCAAATGGACATGTGATCAACACAGCTTTATGGAAGGGTGGCTTCTGTTGGCTGCGAATCCATATGTGACGGTTTCTGACGACCAGGGGGTTTTTCGATTGACGGATATTCCTGCGGGCACACATACGGTCGGGGCCTGGCACCCGGTGCTGGGTTATCAGGAAGCCAAGATAACGCTCATTTCCGGCCGGCAAGAGACCCTTGAGCTGACGTTCGATTCCCCATCGAACCCATAG
- a CDS encoding STAS domain-containing protein gives MAIEVIIRGIRGATVVDFHGRLDMHSRWHVKAIINQCCHTEQEHLILNLKGLTFVDSAGLGFLVLCSYQFRELRRRISWIQPQGCVGELLQNLQIHELISVCQSEQDALSAVSPS, from the coding sequence ATGGCCATTGAAGTTATTATACGTGGAATTCGAGGCGCGACCGTCGTAGATTTTCATGGTCGATTAGATATGCATTCTCGATGGCATGTTAAGGCCATTATTAACCAATGTTGCCATACCGAACAAGAGCATCTGATTCTCAACCTCAAAGGCTTAACGTTTGTGGATAGTGCTGGATTAGGATTTCTGGTGTTGTGCTCCTATCAATTTAGGGAATTACGTCGCAGAATAAGTTGGATTCAGCCACAAGGATGTGTTGGGGAATTGCTTCAAAATCTCCAAATCCATGAACTCATCTCAGTGTGCCAGTCAGAACAGGACGCCTTATCTGCAGTCTCTCCCTCCTAA